The following coding sequences are from one Rathayibacter sp. VKM Ac-2760 window:
- a CDS encoding 1,4-dihydroxy-2-naphthoate polyprenyltransferase encodes MSSSSRKKKPSAKPRSGRPGGDPRRVAVEPAGPREWIAGARLRTLPLAIAPVLIGTGATQVTDEGWHWVRALLCLVVALALQIGVNYANDYSDGIRGTDANRVGPSRLTGSGAAKPRAVLTVALVFFGIAGVAGLVLTILSGFWWFLIVGAAAIAAAWFYTGGRRPYGYLGLGELFVFVFFGLVATVGTTFVQIGRANQESWLGAVAAGLFACAVLMVNNIRDIPTDRLSGKRTLAVVVGPTVARALYSAFVLVPFGIAVVLALFYPLAWLTLFVLLAVLPAILITLTARTAKELILALQLTSLAGLAYAAILGAALAF; translated from the coding sequence GTGTCGAGTTCGAGTCGCAAGAAGAAGCCGTCGGCGAAGCCCCGGAGCGGTCGCCCCGGCGGCGATCCCCGCCGCGTCGCCGTCGAGCCCGCAGGCCCGCGCGAGTGGATCGCCGGCGCGCGGCTGCGGACGCTCCCGCTCGCCATCGCGCCCGTCCTGATCGGCACCGGCGCCACCCAGGTGACGGACGAGGGCTGGCACTGGGTGCGAGCCCTGCTCTGCCTGGTCGTCGCCCTCGCCCTGCAGATCGGCGTGAACTACGCCAACGACTACTCCGACGGCATCCGCGGCACCGACGCCAACCGCGTCGGCCCCTCCCGCCTCACCGGCTCGGGAGCGGCGAAGCCCCGCGCCGTCCTCACCGTCGCCCTCGTCTTCTTCGGCATCGCGGGAGTCGCGGGCCTCGTGCTCACGATCCTCTCCGGATTCTGGTGGTTCCTCATCGTCGGCGCGGCCGCCATCGCCGCCGCCTGGTTCTACACCGGCGGCCGGCGGCCCTACGGCTACCTCGGTCTCGGCGAGCTCTTCGTCTTCGTCTTCTTCGGGCTCGTCGCCACCGTCGGCACGACGTTCGTGCAGATCGGCCGCGCGAACCAGGAGTCCTGGCTCGGCGCCGTCGCGGCCGGCCTGTTCGCCTGCGCGGTGCTGATGGTCAACAACATCCGCGACATCCCGACCGATCGCCTCTCCGGCAAGCGGACGCTCGCGGTCGTCGTCGGTCCGACCGTCGCCCGCGCGCTCTACAGCGCCTTCGTGCTCGTGCCGTTCGGCATCGCCGTCGTGCTCGCACTGTTCTACCCGCTGGCCTGGCTGACGCTCTTCGTCCTGCTGGCGGTGCTGCCCGCCATCCTGATCACGCTGACGGCCCGCACGGCCAAGGAGCTCATCCTCGCCCTGCAGCTCACGAGCCTGGCCGGCCTCGCCTACGCCGCCATCCTCGGCGCCGCCCTCGCCTTCTGA
- a CDS encoding DUF4229 domain-containing protein codes for MKLSRAVVVYSLLRLAMFAGVFVLVYLPARSFVDSELTAAVTAGFVAAIASMSLSYIVLRKPRERIAEAIYERRKDVPRAPTDDDIEDAAVDAARDGRPGA; via the coding sequence GTGAAACTGAGCCGCGCGGTCGTCGTCTACTCGCTCCTGCGTCTGGCCATGTTCGCCGGCGTCTTCGTGCTGGTGTACCTGCCGGCGCGCTCTTTCGTCGACTCCGAGCTCACCGCGGCCGTCACCGCCGGCTTCGTCGCGGCGATCGCGAGCATGTCGCTCTCGTACATCGTGCTGCGGAAGCCGCGCGAGCGGATCGCCGAGGCGATCTACGAGCGGCGCAAGGACGTGCCGCGCGCGCCCACCGACGACGACATCGAGGACGCCGCCGTCGACGCGGCCCGCGACGGGCGCCCGGGCGCCTGA